A window of Phaseolus vulgaris cultivar G19833 chromosome 4, P. vulgaris v2.0, whole genome shotgun sequence genomic DNA:
atgttaaaaaaaatattttgtttctattttagttatttatgcctcacacaaaaaaaaagtgtatttaattactaaattgttaaaataatatatataaaaatatattttaagggGCAGacatttatttaagttaatataaaaattacaggATTGAAAATGGAATTCCTGAATTTAGGTTTCTAATAATTCCTTGGCTTTCTTCCTCGGTCTACCTCTACCCGTGactcctttctttttcttcaatgAAAGTAGCAAGTTGATTTTGAAATAGTCAATGATCTTGCTTGGGATTTGTATAACAGATATGCAGGTATTGATAATGAATAAGTGAATTTACTGAACAGTTGCTAGTTGTACTCACAAAAGCATGTCTGCTAGATAGAATATCTAGAGGAGCACATCCACGATGAAAAAAGTCTTTCAAATTATAGTAACTGACGTTGAAAGTATGACCCTAAGGGTGTTTTAAAGTCCTCTCTAAATATGTCAGTATAATTTCTAGTATATCTATATACACGCTTATGAAAAATTTTACCCTTTTTCCTGTACCGAACTTTAGTCAACTCTCCTTTTACAACATTCACACGCTTGATATACTATAATGTCTAGTATCCCATCTATATTCACGcttatgaaaatctttatgcttTTTCATGTACCTAACTTTGGTCACTCCTTCTGCAACATTCAACATTCACACGCTTGATATTAATGTACAAATCTCGTGCTTTGGACAAATCTTCACCTTTTAGAGGAAGTAAGAATTGTGAAAAACAATCATGATTGTTCTCGTGAAAGGATTGACACTTTTTAGAAAATCGGTAGTACATATATTTCTTTCTATAAAATCAATGTTTTGAGATGGAAAAAGATGACTGAATTTAAGAGCAGTATTGTCATCAGCATCCATGACCTCTCTTTACTTTTTTCCTCtgtcattattaaattaattattctatatcatacaataattgcatacatACAATAATTGTGTAATAAATGTAGAAGAGAAATGTTAATTAGTAGTGACACTTTAATAATATGGCTTCAAGGTTTCTTATACaacattgaaaatattattatattgaagtcacataaattcataaaataattatccacaataataatttataaatggtaaataaaaaattgtttctattttagttatttattaccCATACTAAAAAAACAACGTGTATTTAATTactaaattgttaaaaaataaaatatataaaattatattttaagagGCAGacatttatttaagttaatataaaaattactagATTCAAAATGGAATTCTTGAATTTAGGTTCCTAATAATTCCTTGACTTCGTTCCTTGGTCTACCGCTTTTTGTGACTCCTTTCCTTTTGTGCAGTGGAAGGAGCAGGTTGATTTTGAAAGAGTCAATGATCTTGCTCGGGATTTGTATAACAGATCCAGTAGGTATTGATAGTGAATAAGTGAATTTACTGAACCGTTGCTAGTTGTATTTACAAAAGCATGTATGCTAGATAGAATATCTAGATGAGCAAATCCACGATGAACAAAGTCCTTCAAATTATAGTAAGTGTCGTTGGAAGTATGACCCTGAGGACGTGCTTTAAAGTCCTCTCTAAATATCTCACTATAATGATTGAGTTTTTTCCTTTGTGGCAGAAAATGCATTCCATAGCTGatttaaaaagaattattcgttatttttataatcataataaaaacttatacaATTAGTTTTACTTTCTATTGTAATCGTGCTAAAATTGTTacaaatctaaaaaatatttattgaattagaCATTTTGTCAATACGTATCATACGAGTATCGTGTGTTCGTGTCGGACAAACACGTATCGAACACACCATTTAAAAGGGGTGTATACGCTTCATGGGAAGTCAATGTTCATGCTAGACCATGATCGTCTACGTTATATATAGGATCAAGTTATCCACCTTGTATAAGATATACAGGATTCTATTGTTGTAccctttctttttatttttatttaaaattaagagtTTCAATTTGACTATTTTTTATCTCATTTTACGTTTCGTTGTTTTATCCTCTGTTAATTTTCGCTTTTGAAATATGAAGAATCATTTTTCATAAGAGCTACCAGATCAATCTCAGTGGGGGTGCAGTTGGAGGAATGGAACTGCTACATGACAAAACCTACAGTTActctatttttctatttttcttattGGTAGCTGAACTATGTAGTTAACTATAAAAAGGATGTTGTAAGGTTgtttagaaaaaagaaaacactGAATTGATAATTTCTTGTATCTTTCTCTTATTTGAATACATTCAGAATCCATTCATCCTTTGGAATTCTTTTTATCCCAATTCTTCGAGTTTTCTTAGTCTTTTAGAATTGTCTACATCAGTGGTATCAGCTAAGAAGCTTCCTGTCACGAGTATGGCAGAAGCAACAAGAAGTCAATCAGCGTTACATAAATAAGAAGAACGTTTAGAAGCAAGATTTATAGAGATTATGACTTCCATGAGACAAACGATGGACTCAGGAGTGGCAGAACGAGTCCAAAAATGTTTCAAGAACCATATCACCGACACAAATATACAAGTAGCGAAAACACACCACAATTCTTCCACTTATTCGTGTGGAACAAGGTTAGCCATAATTGAATTTCCCCACTTAAATGGTGATTACGTGAAGCAATGGATTTACCATTGTGAAACTTATTTTTCCATTGATGGAATGCCTGAAGAGGTTAAAACGAAGCTTATTGTTGTTAATCTTGAAGGAAAAGCCTTACAATGACACACATCTATGGTTCAATCTCTTTCCCTTGACAACCTCCCTGTTTGGACAAGCATTAAGAAAATTTTGACCGAACAATTGGGAGGTATTTACAATAATCTGATGGCTGATCTCATACGACTGCGAGAGACAGGATTAGTTGATAGGTTGATTGTCTGGTAGTGGTTTCTAGGTTGCAACTTTCAGAATAATATAAGATCATTTTTTTTAGTGGGTTAAAACATGACAGTCAAATAATGGTTTGAATGTTCCAGCCAACCACCATGTTGAAGGCTTCTCAATAGACATTTATATGAATCTGCTGCAAACGTTGCTTCCACCCAAACAATTCTTGAAATATTCTAAGAACAGTAACTAAGCCCCTCCTATCTTTTCCTTCTTCCAACAAAAGGGATATTCTGTCTACCAAAACCAAAACACAAATCAATAAGCAACCCTATAGAAGCCTCATGCCAACATTTATgagtgaaaaaaaatcaaagggTCTTTACTATTTCTGTGAGGAACCTTTTATGCCTGCACATGctttaatacataaaaaattagaaattcaTGTTTTAGAAGTCAATGACGATAGGTCATCAGAAACGAAGGAGGATGACTCATATCAGGATTCTATCACTGATCGGGGACCTTCTTTCGACTCTCACATTTCTGTTAATGCTCTTGCGAGTGTtgcaaattttaaaacaatgaGAATAACTGCTATTTCAAGAAGAGACCAATGCACATCCTTATAGACAGTGGAAGCATTCACAATTTTCTCCATGTTCAATGGGCTACCAAAATGGGTTGCTTGAAGAAATTCCTCCTTTGAAAGTGGTGGTTGCAGACGGGGCTAAGGTCACTATAAATTCTAtggtaaaatatttttcttggaCTATTCAAGAGACTGCTTTTACTTATGATATGTTATTACTTCCATTGGGTTGTTGTGACCTGCTTCtcaaaataaaatgattaatCACCCTGGGTGATATTACTTGGAACTTTGAAAAATTAACAATGTAGTTTTCAGTTAGAGGAAGAAAGTTTGTGTTGCATGGGTCTTctaaagaaggattgaaaactTTGAGAAGAAAACAGTTGGAGAAAACAAAAGATTGTAAAGTGCATCTATCTATGATCCATGTATGTGATCAACAGGTTGACACACTTATGCATTCTTTAACAACTCATACTTCTACCAATCAGGAGATAGTCCATATTGTTGAATTGTTGATTAAATTCCAAAATATCTTTTTGGAGCCAACCACCTTACCACCAAAAGTAGTTGGTCACGACCACCAAATTCCCTTAATCTATGAAGCAATTCCAATTAAAAGAAAGACTCTATAGATATGTTAAACAATAAAAGACATTATTGACAGACTGGTTCAAGAATATCTCAAAAGTGgttttattcaaaacaacaccAGTTTTGATGCTAGTCCAATAGTCTTGGTGGGTGATGGAACCACTGAGCTAGCCTAACCTTCTAAAAGGATGATTAGGAGCATGACACAGGACTCAGGGCTAGATTAGGATTAGTCCATAGCCATTGCTTTAGAGCCTATTATTCCTCAAAGGATTACCAGGAGCAGAACCCACATAATTGGATTTGAGCACCAtctaatttcattatttttaatttcagtagaTTAGGGTGTACTTAATATAAATTGGGCTTGTGTCAAGCACATTTTCACTCCATGTGTCACCCTAGGTTTTTAGGTcaacctaccttctagaaacACTCCTAAATGTGTGACATTCCAAGGCTTTACCTAAGTTCTAGAAGTCTTGGAAATGTTGCCCCCTTCCTTCTCTCTTGTTTTCCAAGACACTCTTTCCTATAAATAGAGTTTCTTGCCTCTTgtatttacatatttaattaatatagtaagaaaactctacttGAGTGTTTAGTGAGTGTTTCTCCTAAAGTTTGGGTATTGTCTTGTGAGAGCATACTCTAAGTGGGGACTCTTCACCACCCATCTTGGAACTTCCCACcattccaagtggcgtgatcatcctcTCTATTCTCCATAAGCTTTccttaatttttatcttttcctTTCTTCCATTACTCCCTTTCCCTTCATTTGTATTCTCGTCTTccttattttaaattcaataaatatattgtCTTTGCCATATTTTAATGTTTCAATTCCGCAATCATCATCTCCACCTTTATATTGTGTTTTTCCCTTTTGTTCTCTAGAaaagaaccttcacacttacttaaccacttggttaagttcgtgtccaatggAAATCTTATTTGAGTTCTCATCATATTTTACTAATCCAAAAAGCATAAATAAAAGTGAAACATCTAAAATGtgtcaatctaaaatcaactcacaccAGTGGGCAAGAAGGACGAGACATGGAGATTTTGTGTTGATTATAGGGACCTTAACTAACAAACTATGAAGGATAGATTTCCCATACCTCTAGTGGATGACCACCTAGACGAGCTACATGGATCAActctattttgaaaaattgaccTAAGAGCAGGCTACAATTCAGTTCACATGGATAAAACTGATATCCATAAAACAACCTTTAAGACACATGTTGGACATTTTGAATATTTGGTTATGCCATTTGGCCTAACCAATGCTCCAACAACATTTCAAGGGTTAATTAATGAGGTATTTAGCAAGTTCCTAAGGAGTCTGTTAGTattctttgatgatatcttgatTTACTGCAACACTTTGGAAGATCATGTGACTCATCTAGAACAAGTGTTGATGACTATGCAACAACATTCTCTATTTGCAACAAGATCTAAATGCTATTTTGGAGTGGAAAAAGTTGAATACTTGGGTCACCTTATTTCTAAACAAGGAGTAGCCACCAatctagaaaaaaattatagttgtGCTACAGTGGCCAATGCCAAAAACAGTTAAACAATTGTGAGGATTTCTTGTGAAGGGATATGGAAGTATTGCTAGACCTTTAACAAATATGTTAAAGAAAAATAGTTTATGTTGGTATGCAAAAGTTAAGGCTGCATTTCATGATTTGAAAGTTAGCTTGGTGAGTGCTCTTTGCTTTaccaaatttttccaaagaaTTTGTTGTTGAGGTGGATGCTTCAAGTACAAGTATTGAGGTTGTTTTAATGCAAGAACACATCCTATAACCTTTATTAGTAGTGTTAAATTTATAGCAACAATCTTTATCCACTTATGAAAAAGAATTGTTAGCATTAGTTTTTGTTGTACAAAAGTGGAGGCATTATTTACTAATTCAGACTTCATTATAAATACGAATCATAGAAGTCTTCAGTACATATTCAGTCAAAGATTGATCACACCCTTCCAACAAAAATGGTTGGTCAAAATCATGGAGTTTGATTTTTCTATTGAATTCAAACAGAGTCATTCAAATGTGGTTACAGATGCATTATTTAGAAAAAGATATAGTGGAAAACAATGTTATCACTACTTTCACTCCTGACGGCGATTTGATGgacaaaattaaattatcatGGCAGCATAAGACTCTCTTACAACAACTCATACAGGATATAAAATCTAAGGTAGCAAACTCATAAACATTATACATGGTGGCAAGGTATTCTATGCAGAAAATATTGATTGGCGGTATGCTAAGATGCAGTTTTGAGAAGGGACATTCTTCTTTTGTTACATTCTACTACTGCTGGTGGCCATTCAGGTCATTTCTGGAAGGATTTAATGGCTTTTCAAGATGTGAAGGTTCAATTGTCTATTGCCTATCATCCTCAAATGGATGGGAAAACTGAGATTGTTAACAAAGGTTTAAAGACTTTTGTGCGGTGCATGTGTATAGATGTTCCTCAAGATTGGTCTAAATGGTTAGCTTTGGTTGAATGGTGGTATAATACTACCTACCACAATACCATTAAATTCAGTCCTTACGAAGTAGTGTATGGCCAACAACCGTCACTTTATCTTCCTTATTTGCTAGGTGAATCTAGAATATAATTGGTTGATAGAAGCTTGTAGAAGAGAGAAGAAGCATTGAAGTTGATTAAGTTTCACATGAAAAATGCACATAACAGGATGAAACAACAAGTTGACAAACACAAGAGTGATAGAACATTTGAAATTGGTGACATGATGTATGTGAAGTTGCATCCTTATCGACAAACTTATGTAGCTTTTCAAAAGAATGCTAAGTTGGCATTGAAGTACTTCGGTCCATTTCAAATTGACGACAAGATGGGAACAATGGCATATAAACTCCAACTCCTTTTCCATTCTAAAATTCATAATGTGTTTCATGTCTTGCAACTCAAAAGATATGTGGAGGAAGTTGGGACATCGATTTCAATTCCTGTAGATGGATTGAATATCAAAGAACCATAATTAATTCTTAATTGAAtgactattaaaaaataaagttgtaACCAAAGTCCTTGTCAAATGGAAGCACCACCTGAAGATGCTATATGGGAGTTTTTTTATGATTTCAAGAagttttagattttaatttttgaggATAAGGATTCTGGTGAAAGGGAGGATTTATTACCGAATAAAACCtttagttattatgtttttccTGTTGGTAGCTGAAGTGGGTAATTAGCTATAAAAAAGATGTTGTAAGATTTTTTTATGCTGCTCGTTTGTTTTTTGGTTGCAGTTGTCGCTCCTCAATGCTTCTCACTCTATCtgctttcttcactttttcgtTGCCTTGTGCCTCCATGCTTTTTGTTTCGATGTTATattttttcctctctttttttGTTTAGATTTGCTCTCCAATGTGCAGCTACCACATgtgtccttttttttttctttttcagccTCCACAACTCCTACATTTTTTGTTGTAACTTTTTTTGGGATTAAACGGGCTCGACCCAAAATggtttgtttttctcttttttacctttttttgttttattaaaggCAGTTTCTTTATGTACCcctttgtttttcttcatgCACCCCACACTCTTATGCAAAGACAAAATTAcccttattaatttttaaaatcccAAAATTAACCTTAACCCAATAAAACCCTAAAAAGTGTAGATGAGTGTCGTTCGTGAGCGCATGCTACGTCATTGTTTGGTTCTTGGTAATAGCAGCGCGACACTTTCAATCAAAAGCTCGTTCTCCTTCCAAATCTCAAACATCTCTCTTGTGATTTAGAGTGTTGTTGACAAAGGTAAGTAAAGTTTCATATTTTCGGATTTGAACATCCGTTTTCTTTATGAATTTTTGTTTCCGTAAATCCTCTTTCACATTCCATATTATAGAATCCGGTAGAATTTCGGTAAACCCTATTACTTGTCGTGTTGCCTAAGTGCATGACCTTATCCGTCCAAGCCTTAACAAACTTTTCTTTATCTGGATTTAACAAATAACTAATCACATACTCGGTAAATATAGGTCATGGTGAACAAAAAACATTAAATGTCTCGACACGATGTTCTTAGGACTCTACATTTTCACAATCAACAATAGCTCCCCAAGATTCCATCACTTGATCCCATGCCTTTTTTGGATGAACaatcattttacattttgctttaacatttttatcaatgtgaaaACGACATAACAAATTAACAGTTTTGGGAAACACAACATGTATTGCATTCATTAGTGCAATATCTCTATCACTAACCACAACCTTTGGGTATGAATCAACTCTCAAAAACAAACCTTTCAGTTTATCAAGGGCCCATACAAAGTTATGATGATGTTCTGATGCAAGTAACATAAATGCAGCACTGAAGGTCAATCTCGTTGATGTAACACCAACAACTTCAAACAAGGGCATCCTATACCTATTAGTTTTGTACGTACTATCCATCATCAATACAATGTTAAAGGAATTCAATAGCTTCACTGAATCAGGGTGTGTCCAAAATAAATCTtgaacaacatttgttccttctTCAAACCTAAACCAATGGACATACATACCTCGCTCAAGTAACATCATCAATTGTTGCATTTCAGTTCTATCACCTCGTACTGATTTTTTGTACAAATATCGTGCATTATAAACTTGCTTTATTGTGGTCATATTTTTCTCATTATGCTCTTTCATTGTTAGCAAAATATTTCTAGGCTTCACCGAACTGTTTGTCATGTCCATAAGCATTGATTTCTCACTATATGAGAACCTACCAACATATGGATGACCAACCAATGTATTTGCCAACTCATGATTATGAGACccacaaattaatttcaatatccATCCTTCACCACTCTTTACTGGATACCCTCGTAATCTGAAAGGACAACCACATTTCCTAGTTCCACTCTCAGTAACCTGTAAATCCTTCTTATATCGTCTATATTTACCTCCTCTCTCACAACCTAATAATACAAATGTCTTCCTTCCTCGTTGGCCAGTTGAAGTATCCGATCTCAATATCACAATAACAAAACCAAAGTGAAACGCAACTTTGCTAACCCACTTTAGGAGCTCATCCCGAGTACGTAATACAATTTAGGCTTCCGGATTCAGCAATCCGGAAAACAACAATTGATGAAAAGTTAACTTTCGGAATACCCCCTCATCCAAAAAATACAATTCAATAAATTCTGAATTCATGAATCTGTAATACATTACTGGATCCCAATATCTGGTAACCCTGAAATCTCCATAACCACCATGCTCCTAAAAAAACTTAACCCTTACCTCTACAACCAAAACAATACTTCGGCAACGTTGCGTACTCATCCACCTTGCTTCGAACAATTACAAAGACCCTCCACCAACAGTTGATATTCAATGATGAAGATGAACAATGACAAAGGAAGCCCAGCACGGTGCCCCTTTTCAAATTATAGGTCAAGGTTAATTTTGGGATATTTTaaattgtggggtgcaggaagaagaagcctttattaaaaaaatgaaatgtaaaAAGGATTGGCCCAGTATCTTTGTttgcttatttttatttatttatttatt
This region includes:
- the LOC137838283 gene encoding uncharacterized protein, with amino-acid sequence MAFQDVKVQLSIAYHPQMDGKTEIVNKGLKTFVRCMCIDVPQDWSKWMKQQVDKHKSDRTFEIGDMMYVKLHPYRQTYVAFQKNAKLALKYFGPFQIDDKMGTMAYKLQLLFHSKIHNVFHVLQLKRYVEEVGTSISIPVDGLNIKEP
- the LOC137838284 gene encoding protein FAR1-RELATED SEQUENCE 5-like: LRTRDELLKWVSKVAFHFGFVIVILRSDTSTGQRGRKTFVLLGCERGGKYRRYKKDLQVTESGTRKCGCPFRLRGYPVKSGEGWILKLICGSHNHELANTLVGHPYVGRFSYSEKSMLMDMTNSSVKPRNILLTMKEHNEKNMTTIKQVYNARYLYKKSVRGDRTEMQQLMMLLERGMYVHWFRFEEGTNVVQDLFWTHPDSVKLLNSFNIVLMMDSTYKTNRYRMPLFEVVGVTSTRLTFSAAFMLLASEHHHNFVWALDKLKGLFLRVDSYPKVVVSDRDIALMNAIHVVFPKTVNLLCRFHIDKNVKAKCKMIVHPKKAWDQVMESWGAIVDCENVES